The region AAAGTTTTGGTTTTTCTACGCATTGAGCCATAGCATCTACGAGTTTTTTAGTAGTATCTACTCTTGAACTATAGAGTGTTTTTTTATACTCTTGGCTCCATCTAGCTATAATACTTGTTCCACTTAGATTTATCAAAACATCACAATCTTCTATCTCTTTTGCAATCTCTTGTATCTTTGTGTTTTCTCTGATTTTTACACCCACGACATCATTATGTTTAGATGCAAACATCTCTTGAAGTTTTGAGCCTACAAGCCCACTTATACCACAAATAACTATCTTCATTCTAAATTTATTTGACATTTTAAAATTCCTTATAGATATAATTAGAGCATTTTTTTTCTTTTAGATTCAAATTTTTTAAAACTTTTTATCATGTTATTGCTTAGCTCTTTTATCTCTTTTTTAAGAGTAGCCAAATCCTCTTTTTTACCATCTTGATGATTATTTATAATAACATTTATTCTCTTATGCATAAGCAAATGTGATTTTTCAAGTTCTTGAAATTCAACAACATCTTCATAACTCTTTTGAGTGCTCTCATAAAGCCACTCACCAAAACGACATTCACAATGATTCAAATTTGGCGATATTCTAATCTTATCTTCAAGATATAATAAAACACTTTTTATCCAAGCTTTGTGCTCAGTAAGAGCATAAACTAGAGGTAAATCATCACTACTTATCGCAAGAGTATTTTTCCATATCTCATCTGTTTTATAACTTTTAATCCAATCAAAAATATACTCAGGAGCCATTGGACGAGCTATAGCGTATCCTTGAGCTTTTTCACACCCAAGCTTAAGTAACAACTCTCCATGTTCTATAGTTTCAACACCCTCAGCAATAACTTCACGTCTAAAAGCACGAGAGAGTCCAAGAACACCATCTAAAATAGCTAAATCATCAGAATCTTCTAACATACCTCGTACAAAACTTTGGTCTATTTTTAACTCTTTTGCAGGAAGACGTTTTAGATATGTAAGTGATGAATAACCTGTTCCAAAGTCATCAAGTGAAAAGGAGATGCCCATCTCTCTACAAGTTTGCATAATTTGTGAGATATGGACAATATCCTCTAAAGCACTTGTTTCTAAAATCTCAAGCACAACATCCGTAGGCTTTACAGTTGGATATTTTACAAGAAGATTTTTTAATTGTTCTATAAAATTGTTTTGTTGAAGTTGCATAGCATCTACATTTATACTAATTGGAATATTAATTCCCTTAGATTTAAACTCTTGTATCTGCTTCATCGCTCTATCTAAAACCCACTCTCCAAGTTTTACACAAAGAATATTTCCCTCTATCACAGGTAAAAATAGTGCTGGTGCAAGGATCCCTCGTTTTGGATGATTCCATCTTATGAGGGCTTCTGCACCTATGACTTCATCTGTTTTCATATTTACTTTTGGTTGGTAGTAAAGCAAAAACTCATCATTTAACAAAGCCATTTCTATCTCTTTTAGGCTCTCATGATGCGTTCTTATCTTTTTATCTTTTAAAGAATCAAAAATATGATAACGATTTTTACCTAGAAGTTTTGCTTGGTACATTGCCTGATCTGCTTGACGAAGCAGTTGGTCTGCATCTAGTTTATCATCTTTATCAAAAAAGGTAACACCCAAACTAGCTGTTACTTGCATCTCGATATCGTCTATTGTTACCTTTTTAGAACTTGCTTCTAAAAGACGGTTTAGCATTGGTACACTATCTTCATGTGTTTTTAAGTCAAGAAGAACTACTACAAATTCATCTCCACCTAAACGAGCAATAGTATCACCCTCTCGAAGAGACTTTTTCATATACTCAGATATTAAGCTTAAAAATTTATCTCCATATTCATGTCCATAACTATCATTGATATCTTTAAATCCATCAAGGTCGATATAAACTACACCAAAAGACAACTTATGTCTGCGAGATTGAGCCAATGCTTGATTCATTCTATCTGAAAAAAGCACACGATTTGCAAGACCTGTAAGAGCATCATAGTGTGCGATGTATTCTAAATGCTTTTGTTGCAGTTGCCTTTGAGTTATATCTGTAGCTAAACCAACTATACAAACCTCATCTTCTGCAACTTCTACTTTTACTTTTTTTATTTCTAAGATATGATCTTGACCATCCGTAAAAGGAATCACCTCTTGTGAAATATGCACTCCAGATTCAAGTAACACACACTCAGCATCAGATTTTAAACAATTAGGCGACACATCTTCAGGAAGCAAGTTTGCGTATTTTGTAGATAAAAATTCTTCTTCACTTATACCTGTTGCTTCACAAAAAGTATTGTTTACAAACTTCATTTGACCATCAGATGAACTCATCCAGATGCCAATTGGCGCATTATCTAAGATTACTTCTAGCATTAAGCGTTCATTTTTAAGAGCATTTGAAATATTTCTATACTCTGTTATATCACGCGATACCCCAAGAACACCTATGAGATTTCCATCGCTATCTCTCATAGCAGTTCTTGTAGTTTGGAGAATCTCTTTATGTCCATCAACTACAAAACTAATTTCTTCTTCATTTACCTGTAACTTATCACTTTGTATCGCTTCATTATCGTTTTTACGAAAAAAATCAGCTAGTTCTTTATCTACAAAATCATAATCACTCTTACCAACTATATCTTCTTCTTTTGCACCAAAAAAACCTTCAAAACGTTTGTTGCAAGTAAGATAATGTCCATCCATATCTTTAAGCCAAATCAAGTCTGGCGCGGTTTGTATTAGTGTTTTAAGAAGATTTTTTTCATAAGAGAGTGCCTCTTGCATTTTTTTTCTGTTGTTAATATTGGCAATCAACTTTGCAAATAAATCAAGTAACTCTATCTCATCTTGAAAAAATTCATGTTTTTCTTTTACAGCATCAAAACCCACAAAACCGGTACAAACATCATCTTGCATCAAAGGTATTGTTAATAAACTTTTTATATCTTGAGGTAATAAAAGATTTTTAATATTACCCTCAGGCATACTTAAAACATCCTCTATAAGTACATATTTTCTTTTACTATGAACTTCATACCATTCAAGCATTATATTTATGGAAAGATTTTGAAGTTTATCTTTTTTAGGTGCAATTTTATCCGCACACCACTCATAAGTATTTGAAGTTGTTTTATTTTTGATATCGTAATCAAAAATATAAGCTCTATCAACTCCAACAAAAGTAGCCATGCTCTCAAGTGAGTTTTTTATGGCTTCATCAACTTGTTCTGTTGTCACATTTATAAATGATGTTGAGAGTTTTAAAAGTAATTTTTTATATGAATCTTGATAATTTGCTTTTTTTTCAAAAAGTCTATGTGCTTTTAACTCACGCATTAAACTTAAAGCATTTGGAGACAAGGTGCTGTATATGGATAAAATTATATCCATTAAAATACGGTTTGAACCGCCCATTTTATCACAAGCATAAGACTTTGCTTCTTCTATGCTTAGTCCATCTTGCAAAGCAAAAACAATATATGCCATATTGCGGTCTGCATCTAAGATATGAGAAGCAAGCCATTTTGCTAAAAAACTAAGAACTTCATCTGCTAATTTTGCAATAGGTTTATGATCTTCTTGGCTTTTTAGATAAGCTACCCTATCTATAAATTTTTGATGTACTTCTTCATGTTCTTTAAACATCTTTGTATCTGGGAGATATTTATTCCAGATAGCCTCTTCTGTTTGAAAATGATACAATGCATATTTACTTAGCTCATCAAAAATTTCACTCAAGTCATTTTCACTTGATTCATAAGCTATATTTGTTGCTAATTTATTTAATATTCCGACTAATTTTCGATGCTGAGCATCTACTACATCAAGTCCTATACTAAAGTGTTCATTCCATGGGAATATATCTACTGATTGCATAATATTACTTTTTTTAAAAATATAAACAAGTTAGATATTAACACATTTAAATAAAATCATAGCTTACAGCTCTAAAAGAACAGTATCTCGCCTTGTTATTTCAAACTTTTTACAAGCACTCTCAAAAGCACCGCTCTCACCTATGAGTATACACTTATGTTTTGCTCTTGTAATTGCTGTATAGATTAGTTTAGTATTGTGCATAATGAAGTGAGAAAAACTCATAGGAATAACTACGATATCATACTCCATACCTTGAACTTTATGAATAGTTAAAGCGTAAGATAACATCAGATGCGACTTTATCTCTTCATACTCATAAACTACTACAACATCTTCATTTGGATAAAATACGAACACTTGCTCATCGTCTTCTTCTATCTTAAAAAGAAGTCCGCTCATACCGTTAAAGATGCGTCTTTGGTTTGAGTCTTCACCCATCTTAAATCCATCACCACTCCATGAAGTCATGTTTTCATTTTTAGTGTGAACTACCTTATCCATAAGTCTAAATTCACTACCGCCTTTTTTAACGCACTTTTTAGGATTTGGGTTGAAGTACTCTTGTAAAACTGTGTTAAGATTGTTTGAACCAAGTGTTCCGCCCTTCATAGGTGTGATGACTTGAAAGTAGTTTAGATACTCTTTTATCTGCTTATTTTTAAGTCTATATCTTGCTTTTTCAACTGACTCTACAACTTTATGAACTATCTCTGTAACTATCTCATGAGCATTTTTTTCTCTTAAATTTTGTTGTTCTTGCGTAGAGAGTTGATTTTTTATAGCATAGTAGTTCTGGATGCTAATATCTATAAACTCAAAATCCTCGTAAGGGAGTTTATATTCAGGAACTTCTCCCTTGCGGATATCATTTGCTATTAAAGTTATAGCTTGGTCTTCGCTTTGTCTATAAATCTTTGTAAGTTTAACTATGGGAGCTAACTCCAAAGTAAGAACATCACTTAAAACATTTCCCGCACCAATAGGAGGAAGCTGTGCATCATCTCCAACAACTATAACGATAGCATCTCTATGAACCTTAGCCATAAGTCTTGCAAAAAGCGAAGAGTTAATCATAGATGCTTCATCTATCAAAACAACTTTAAA is a window of uncultured Sulfurimonas sp. DNA encoding:
- a CDS encoding bacteriohemerythrin; the protein is MQSVDIFPWNEHFSIGLDVVDAQHRKLVGILNKLATNIAYESSENDLSEIFDELSKYALYHFQTEEAIWNKYLPDTKMFKEHEEVHQKFIDRVAYLKSQEDHKPIAKLADEVLSFLAKWLASHILDADRNMAYIVFALQDGLSIEEAKSYACDKMGGSNRILMDIILSIYSTLSPNALSLMRELKAHRLFEKKANYQDSYKKLLLKLSTSFINVTTEQVDEAIKNSLESMATFVGVDRAYIFDYDIKNKTTSNTYEWCADKIAPKKDKLQNLSINIMLEWYEVHSKRKYVLIEDVLSMPEGNIKNLLLPQDIKSLLTIPLMQDDVCTGFVGFDAVKEKHEFFQDEIELLDLFAKLIANINNRKKMQEALSYEKNLLKTLIQTAPDLIWLKDMDGHYLTCNKRFEGFFGAKEEDIVGKSDYDFVDKELADFFRKNDNEAIQSDKLQVNEEEISFVVDGHKEILQTTRTAMRDSDGNLIGVLGVSRDITEYRNISNALKNERLMLEVILDNAPIGIWMSSSDGQMKFVNNTFCEATGISEEEFLSTKYANLLPEDVSPNCLKSDAECVLLESGVHISQEVIPFTDGQDHILEIKKVKVEVAEDEVCIVGLATDITQRQLQQKHLEYIAHYDALTGLANRVLFSDRMNQALAQSRRHKLSFGVVYIDLDGFKDINDSYGHEYGDKFLSLISEYMKKSLREGDTIARLGGDEFVVVLLDLKTHEDSVPMLNRLLEASSKKVTIDDIEMQVTASLGVTFFDKDDKLDADQLLRQADQAMYQAKLLGKNRYHIFDSLKDKKIRTHHESLKEIEMALLNDEFLLYYQPKVNMKTDEVIGAEALIRWNHPKRGILAPALFLPVIEGNILCVKLGEWVLDRAMKQIQEFKSKGINIPISINVDAMQLQQNNFIEQLKNLLVKYPTVKPTDVVLEILETSALEDIVHISQIMQTCREMGISFSLDDFGTGYSSLTYLKRLPAKELKIDQSFVRGMLEDSDDLAILDGVLGLSRAFRREVIAEGVETIEHGELLLKLGCEKAQGYAIARPMAPEYIFDWIKSYKTDEIWKNTLAISSDDLPLVYALTEHKAWIKSVLLYLEDKIRISPNLNHCECRFGEWLYESTQKSYEDVVEFQELEKSHLLMHKRINVIINNHQDGKKEDLATLKKEIKELSNNMIKSFKKFESKRKKML